The following proteins are co-located in the Pyrobaculum calidifontis JCM 11548 genome:
- a CDS encoding MBL fold metallo-hydrolase, with the protein MPFKFGNLEISWLGHDGFRIVGGGVVVYIDPFQLQVGEPKADFILVTHEHFDHCDPPSIQRVLKPSTRVVAPRVAKACVSKAAQNVVEISPGASIDLGPLRVTAYPAYNINKFRDPARGVVFHPREDGRVAYLIEWGGVRIFHAGDSDFVPEFRDVKADVVLVPVSGVYVMTAREAAEFINTIRPRVAIPMHYGAIVGSRRDAEEFKSLVGPGVEVVVLEREI; encoded by the coding sequence ATGCCTTTTAAGTTTGGGAATCTCGAGATATCTTGGCTTGGCCATGATGGGTTTAGGATTGTGGGGGGCGGCGTAGTTGTGTATATTGACCCGTTTCAGCTACAGGTGGGGGAGCCCAAGGCGGACTTTATCCTCGTCACGCATGAGCATTTTGACCACTGTGACCCGCCTTCTATTCAGCGCGTCTTGAAGCCTTCTACGAGGGTGGTGGCGCCGCGGGTGGCTAAGGCCTGTGTGAGTAAGGCCGCTCAGAACGTGGTAGAGATTTCGCCGGGGGCGTCTATCGACTTGGGTCCGCTGAGGGTGACCGCCTACCCCGCCTACAACATAAACAAGTTTAGAGACCCGGCGCGTGGCGTCGTGTTTCACCCTAGGGAGGATGGGAGAGTGGCGTATCTCATTGAGTGGGGCGGCGTGAGGATTTTCCACGCCGGGGATAGCGACTTTGTGCCAGAGTTTAGAGACGTGAAGGCCGACGTTGTGTTAGTTCCAGTTTCTGGGGTTTATGTAATGACGGCGCGAGAGGCCGCCGAGTTTATAAATACAATAAGGCCGAGGGTGGCAATTCCCATGCACTACGGCGCCATTGTTGGGTCGAGGAGAGACGCAGAGGAGTTCAAGTCGCTTGTGGGGCCTGGAGTTGAAGTAGTTGTCTTAGAGCGGGAAATATAG
- a CDS encoding radical SAM protein: MGGSGRPHIDPERLLQLVLTYAVKSVGGKVYRLYKRFRADRWYGGIATADVVGCNLRCGMCWAWRNTSFVLSGGVWMAPEEVAARLDEIAKARGFRQVRISGGEPLIAPRHLLEVADLLSKYIFIVETNGILVDRELARELAARPHLAVRVSIKGATLEEFEEITLAPPSYFYKQLEAIRVLVESGMEPCRDVYPAAMLGFSTDAAVKRLEEALAEIDPRLPNCIDVEYVILYPHVVKLMKARGLKPTRAVTPDGVPAFMI, from the coding sequence GTGGGCGGGAGCGGCAGACCGCATATTGATCCCGAGAGGTTGCTACAGCTTGTGCTCACATACGCAGTAAAGAGTGTGGGGGGCAAGGTGTATAGGTTGTACAAGAGGTTCAGGGCTGACAGGTGGTACGGCGGCATAGCCACCGCCGATGTCGTCGGGTGCAATCTGCGCTGCGGCATGTGCTGGGCGTGGCGCAACACCTCTTTTGTGCTCAGCGGCGGCGTGTGGATGGCGCCGGAGGAGGTGGCGGCGCGGCTTGACGAAATTGCAAAAGCCCGCGGGTTTAGGCAGGTGAGGATCTCGGGAGGGGAGCCCCTGATAGCGCCTAGGCACCTCCTAGAGGTGGCGGACTTACTGTCCAAGTACATCTTCATAGTGGAGACCAACGGCATACTCGTGGACAGGGAGCTGGCTAGGGAGCTCGCCGCGAGGCCGCACTTGGCTGTGCGCGTCTCTATAAAGGGCGCGACGCTTGAGGAGTTTGAGGAGATAACGCTGGCGCCGCCCTCCTACTTCTACAAACAGCTGGAGGCCATACGCGTGTTGGTGGAAAGCGGGATGGAGCCGTGCCGCGACGTCTACCCGGCGGCCATGCTGGGGTTCTCCACAGACGCCGCTGTGAAGAGGCTGGAGGAGGCCCTCGCCGAGATAGACCCGCGCCTGCCCAACTGCATCGACGTGGAGTACGTAATACTTTACCCACACGTGGTGAAGCTTATGAAGGCCAGGGGCCTCAAGCCGACCCGCGCCGTGACGCCGGACGGCGTGCCGGCTTTCATGATATGA
- a CDS encoding HhH-GDP family DNA glycosylase has product MNCLDLTLYPSLVLALLDGNYVKKFGVKKGVWAGDDIYMSGRWYSPWRYVNEVDRAAADYIQPLLEEYGDCVGISTSPGDEDLLFVVAFLTQNTNYHVNVLRWANALFSKSEDIRAAAANAPKVGRSYQLAKLPDAVADYIRLGKPKDRPTLLKIKGVGPKVADLYLLYTGDATAAPVDKHFTRIAPRLGLKGEPPRAEYCRRYECGNCPLADRCLRYRAYAAFGRLAGWVQTMSYLIDKGLAAPTRGAPRR; this is encoded by the coding sequence ATGAACTGCCTAGACCTCACCCTCTACCCCAGCCTAGTCCTCGCCCTACTTGACGGCAATTATGTGAAAAAATTCGGCGTGAAAAAGGGCGTCTGGGCGGGCGACGATATATACATGTCGGGCCGCTGGTATTCGCCTTGGCGCTATGTAAACGAGGTGGATAGGGCTGCGGCCGACTACATACAGCCCCTCTTGGAGGAGTACGGAGACTGCGTAGGCATATCCACATCCCCCGGGGACGAGGACCTGCTCTTCGTAGTGGCCTTCCTAACCCAGAACACTAACTACCACGTGAACGTGCTGAGGTGGGCCAACGCGCTGTTTTCAAAGAGCGAGGACATCCGCGCCGCGGCGGCGAATGCCCCCAAAGTGGGGAGAAGCTACCAGTTGGCCAAGCTCCCAGATGCGGTGGCAGACTACATACGCCTGGGAAAGCCCAAGGATAGGCCCACTCTGCTAAAAATCAAGGGGGTAGGCCCCAAAGTCGCCGACCTCTACCTCCTCTACACGGGGGACGCAACAGCCGCCCCAGTGGATAAACACTTCACGAGAATAGCGCCGAGGCTTGGCCTCAAGGGGGAGCCGCCGCGCGCCGAGTATTGCAGGCGTTATGAATGCGGCAACTGCCCCCTGGCGGACAGATGCCTACGGTACAGAGCCTACGCGGCCTTCGGCAGATTGGCGGGGTGGGTGCAGACGATGAGCTACTTAATCGACAAGGGGCTGGCCGCCCCGACACGCGGCGCCCCGAGGCGTTGA
- a CDS encoding DUF47 family protein, giving the protein MQRIKRIFTSGVEDVKAKIASHLELSRQSLEVLLQLLSARATAKSDVDEAMRKITALEREGDEIIRGLVDEVTQGAVVPTVTNLVLILLDNVDNVLDLIYFAVKEIRRGFHLWQKESVYAIVANEVREIFNLIKSMLEYFQKMLSAGKVEEVKHYARIVSSLEEEIDEIKEDVLDKIYGLELTAVEFNHLVTLVFTADRIADNIQDAAYHLVTVVSSA; this is encoded by the coding sequence GTGCAACGTATCAAGAGGATATTCACCAGTGGAGTGGAGGACGTCAAGGCAAAAATAGCCTCGCACCTAGAGCTGTCACGCCAGTCGCTTGAGGTCCTCCTCCAGTTGCTCTCCGCGCGGGCCACGGCTAAGAGCGACGTGGACGAGGCCATGAGAAAAATCACTGCGCTGGAGAGAGAAGGCGACGAGATCATCAGAGGCTTGGTGGACGAGGTGACGCAGGGGGCAGTCGTCCCCACAGTGACAAACCTCGTCTTAATTCTCCTTGACAACGTGGACAACGTCTTAGACTTAATCTACTTCGCCGTGAAGGAGATAAGGAGGGGCTTCCACCTGTGGCAAAAGGAGAGCGTATACGCCATAGTTGCAAACGAGGTCAGAGAGATATTCAACTTGATAAAGTCGATGTTGGAGTACTTCCAAAAGATGTTAAGCGCCGGGAAGGTCGAAGAGGTGAAGCACTATGCCAGAATAGTAAGCTCGCTCGAGGAGGAAATCGACGAGATAAAAGAGGACGTGTTAGACAAAATATACGGCCTCGAGCTAACCGCCGTCGAGTTCAACCACTTAGTCACATTGGTATTCACCGCGGATAGGATAGCAGACAATATACAAGACGCGGCGTACCACCTCGTCACAGTGGTGTCCTCGGCCTAA
- the cc1 gene encoding DNA-binding protein CC1, whose translation MSKKQKLKFYDIKAKQAFETDQYEVVEKQTARGPMMFAVAKSPYTGIKVYRLLGKKK comes from the coding sequence ATGTCGAAGAAGCAGAAGTTGAAGTTCTACGACATAAAAGCGAAGCAGGCGTTTGAGACGGATCAGTATGAGGTGGTGGAGAAGCAGACTGCTCGTGGGCCAATGATGTTTGCAGTGGCCAAGTCCCCATACACCGGCATCAAAGTATACCGCCTACTAGGCAAGAAAAAGTAA
- a CDS encoding tryptophan--tRNA ligase gives MDEEFVVTPWEVRGRVDYQKLMQQFGARPLTQAEVSLLEKYAGEVHPLIRRGFFYAHRDLDAILKWHGEGKPWALYTGRGPSGPVHIGHMVPWILLKWLSDKFGVEVYFQMTDDEKFYDDPEMRLEEATKWAYENALDVIALGFTPDKLHLIIDTKDIKPLYPIAAKVAKKLTWNTVKATFGFTDSTNIGLIFYPSLQIAVAFLPTELHGRPTPVLIPCAIDQDPYFRLARDIAESLGYPKPATLYSKFIMALTGESKMSASNPNSAIYTIDDEKTIRRKIANAYTGGRPTAEEQRRLGGNPDVCPVYHYHMLFDPDDASVEKIYHSCKSGALLCGECKQMLYEKIRKFVKQHQEAREKARDKVDAYRLSSKLS, from the coding sequence GTGGACGAGGAGTTTGTAGTAACTCCGTGGGAGGTCAGGGGGAGGGTGGACTACCAGAAGCTGATGCAGCAGTTTGGCGCAAGGCCGCTCACCCAGGCCGAGGTGTCGCTCCTTGAAAAATACGCCGGCGAGGTGCACCCGCTCATTAGGAGAGGCTTCTTCTACGCGCATAGGGACTTAGACGCCATCCTCAAGTGGCACGGCGAGGGCAAGCCGTGGGCCCTCTACACGGGGCGAGGCCCAAGCGGCCCCGTCCACATAGGCCACATGGTGCCTTGGATACTCCTAAAGTGGCTCTCCGACAAATTTGGCGTAGAGGTCTACTTCCAAATGACAGACGACGAGAAGTTCTACGACGACCCCGAGATGCGGCTGGAGGAGGCCACCAAGTGGGCCTATGAAAACGCCCTCGACGTAATTGCCCTCGGCTTTACCCCAGACAAGCTACACCTCATAATAGACACCAAGGACATAAAGCCGCTCTACCCCATAGCCGCCAAAGTGGCGAAAAAGCTCACGTGGAACACTGTCAAGGCCACCTTCGGCTTCACAGACTCTACAAACATAGGCCTAATCTTCTACCCCTCGCTCCAGATAGCAGTAGCCTTCCTCCCCACCGAGCTACACGGAAGGCCAACCCCCGTGCTGATCCCATGCGCCATAGACCAAGACCCCTACTTTAGGCTGGCACGCGACATCGCAGAGAGCCTCGGCTATCCCAAGCCCGCCACCCTCTACTCCAAGTTCATCATGGCGCTCACAGGCGAGAGCAAGATGTCGGCGTCAAACCCCAACTCGGCCATTTACACGATAGACGACGAGAAGACCATACGCCGCAAGATAGCGAACGCCTACACCGGGGGGAGGCCAACAGCGGAGGAACAGAGAAGGCTCGGAGGCAACCCTGACGTCTGCCCCGTATACCACTACCACATGCTCTTCGACCCTGACGACGCCTCTGTGGAGAAGATATACCACTCCTGCAAATCGGGAGCCCTCCTGTGCGGAGAGTGTAAACAGATGCTGTACGAGAAAATCCGCAAATTTGTAAAACAGCACCAAGAGGCGAGAGAAAAGGCAAGAGACAAAGTAGACGCCTACCGCCTCAGCTCAAAGCTCAGCTGA
- a CDS encoding TRAM domain-containing protein — MERRGRGGGAPRRRRSPPGPKPVKEGDVLEVDIVEKSRRGDGVAKVEGFIVFVPGAEPGQHVRVQIERVGDTYAVAKIVS, encoded by the coding sequence ATGGAACGAAGAGGTAGAGGTGGCGGCGCGCCGCGTAGGCGGCGCAGCCCGCCGGGTCCAAAACCGGTTAAGGAAGGCGACGTGTTGGAGGTGGACATCGTGGAGAAGTCGCGTAGGGGAGATGGCGTGGCTAAGGTGGAGGGCTTCATTGTCTTTGTCCCTGGGGCTGAGCCAGGGCAGCACGTAAGGGTTCAGATAGAGAGAGTGGGCGACACTTACGCGGTTGCAAAAATAGTCAGCTGA